From a region of the Mycobacterium sp. SMC-8 genome:
- a CDS encoding NUDIX hydrolase — MSDGEQAKPRRRRGRRRGRRAAGPPEAASEQNPNRRLQGSPAAGAAQPGQSPKPQKTKVRRPPERLRTVHETSAGGLVIDGIDGPKDRQVAALIGRTDRRGRMLWSLPKGHIEMGETAEQTAIREVAEETGIQGSVLAALGSIDYWFVTEGRRVHKTVHHYLMRFSGGELSDEDVEVTEVAWVPVKDLPSRLAYADERRLAEVADELIDTLHNHGPGALPPLPRTTPRRRGQTHSHTRRQRPDPTAQPQPGRRTNGCGQGP, encoded by the coding sequence GTGTCGGACGGCGAGCAGGCCAAACCACGACGGCGCCGCGGGCGCCGCCGGGGCCGACGCGCGGCAGGTCCTCCCGAAGCCGCATCCGAACAGAACCCCAATCGCCGCCTGCAGGGCTCCCCGGCCGCCGGGGCCGCCCAGCCCGGGCAGTCCCCCAAACCGCAGAAGACCAAGGTCCGACGCCCTCCGGAACGTCTGCGCACCGTGCATGAGACCTCGGCGGGGGGCCTGGTCATCGACGGCATCGACGGCCCCAAGGACCGGCAGGTGGCCGCGCTGATCGGCCGGACCGACCGGCGCGGCCGGATGTTGTGGTCTCTGCCCAAGGGCCACATCGAGATGGGCGAGACGGCCGAGCAGACCGCGATCCGCGAGGTCGCCGAGGAGACCGGCATCCAGGGCAGCGTGCTAGCCGCCCTCGGCAGCATCGACTACTGGTTCGTCACCGAGGGCCGCCGCGTACACAAAACCGTGCACCACTATCTGATGCGGTTCTCCGGCGGCGAGCTCTCCGACGAGGACGTCGAGGTCACCGAGGTGGCCTGGGTGCCGGTCAAGGACCTGCCGTCCCGGCTGGCCTACGCCGACGAGCGCCGGCTGGCCGAGGTCGCCGACGAACTGATCGACACACTGCACAACCACGGGCCGGGCGCGCTGCCGCCGCTGCCGCGCACCACGCCGCGCCGCCGCGGACAGACGCACTCCCACACCCGACGACAACGACCTGACCCCACCGCTCAACCCCAGCCCGGCCGGCGGACGAACGGCTGCGGTCAAGGGCCGTGA